From Candidatus Methylomirabilota bacterium, one genomic window encodes:
- a CDS encoding adenylate/guanylate cyclase domain-containing protein: MKCSRCQHDSPPNAKFCEECGSALATRCAGCGTEISPAAKFCAECGRPVAAAGQPRFTSPTAYTPKHLAEKIISSKAALEGERKQVTVLFADLKGSMELLADGDPEDARKLLDPVLERMMEAVHRYEGTVNQVMGDGIMALFGAPLAHEDHAVRACYAALRMQETVKAYAEELHRDRGLPIHIRVGLNSGEVVVRSIGNDLHMDYTAVGQTTHLAARMEQMAMPGSILVPSETLRLVEGYVLTRSLGPRSVKGLEVPLEVYEVTGASPIRSRLHAAAARGLTRFVGRDPELEQLDRALGRARSGHGQVVAVVGEPGVGKSRLYWEFTRSHRTEGWLILESASVSYGKATAYLPVIDLLRAYFKVEDRDEPRAIREKITGKLFTLDEQLRGALPAFLSLFGVPVADGQWESLGAAERRQRTLDAGKHLILRESQVQPVLLLFEDLHWIDDETQALLESLVESLPTARVLLLVNYRPEYQHGWGGKSYYTQLRIDPLTGEGAAALLDALIGAARPLDALKRLLIDRTEGNPFFLEESVRTLVETHVIVGDRGAFTLARPVETIQVPATVQAVLAARIDRLPPAVKHLLQSAAVIGKTVPVALLEAIAETPALELRRGLAQLQAAEFLFETNLFPELEYTFAHALTLEVGYQGVLRERRRRLHASVLGVLEQRVADHAPEKVEVLAHHAVRGEMWAPAASYLYRAGATAQAEARYVTAMTFYEASLDALHHLGEAADRGLELDAYLDLWSTRISASRLDGLGELGTKVEALARALGDGPRLARVQVRQAQAIAFTGNIPGTLQSAIDRAREAATCADASDLRTRSYARFIEAVACRDLGRVEEAVEEFDVGIALFATAVEGAREPGLVYPIYVSLCGWRSEAHAALGRFDTALASATEALRMAMEIHHVSSLSIANAFLGYVHIMRGDVENAIPVLERGLAIAQEHDLVHGICANAVYLAWAALLTGNHARGLECLARGLERPAGALLQWTRYGTVTAAAYLAAGRPAEARQHIVRGLAEVAARDARGYRAPLLRLEAEVLVGEGEEAVARQRAEEALAVAVEIGVPPEIGHCHAALGRIAARLGEKATAAQQLAAAQRIFEELGMAFWAGRVGN; the protein is encoded by the coding sequence ATGAAGTGCTCCCGATGTCAGCACGACAGCCCGCCCAACGCGAAGTTCTGCGAGGAATGCGGGAGCGCGCTCGCCACCCGGTGCGCCGGCTGCGGCACCGAGATCTCGCCGGCCGCCAAGTTCTGCGCCGAGTGTGGCCGGCCGGTCGCCGCGGCCGGTCAGCCTCGGTTCACCTCGCCAACCGCGTACACCCCGAAACACCTCGCCGAGAAGATCATCAGCTCGAAGGCCGCCCTCGAGGGTGAGCGGAAGCAGGTCACCGTCTTGTTCGCCGACCTCAAGGGCTCAATGGAGCTCCTGGCCGACGGCGATCCCGAGGACGCCCGCAAGCTCCTGGACCCGGTGCTCGAGCGGATGATGGAAGCGGTGCACCGCTACGAGGGCACGGTGAACCAGGTGATGGGTGATGGCATCATGGCGCTCTTCGGCGCGCCTCTCGCTCACGAGGACCATGCCGTGCGCGCGTGTTACGCGGCGCTCCGGATGCAGGAAACGGTGAAGGCGTACGCCGAGGAGCTGCACCGCGACCGCGGGCTCCCGATCCACATCCGTGTCGGCCTCAACTCGGGCGAGGTGGTGGTGCGCTCCATCGGGAACGACCTCCACATGGACTACACGGCTGTCGGGCAGACCACCCACCTCGCCGCCCGCATGGAGCAGATGGCCATGCCGGGATCGATCCTCGTGCCGTCGGAGACGCTGAGGCTGGTCGAGGGCTACGTCCTCACCCGGTCACTCGGGCCGCGGTCGGTCAAGGGCCTGGAGGTGCCCCTCGAGGTGTACGAGGTGACGGGCGCCTCGCCGATCCGGTCTCGTCTGCACGCGGCGGCGGCGCGCGGCCTTACGCGCTTCGTCGGGCGCGACCCGGAGCTCGAGCAGCTCGACCGGGCGCTCGGGCGCGCCAGATCCGGGCACGGGCAGGTCGTGGCCGTGGTGGGGGAGCCCGGCGTGGGGAAGTCGCGTCTGTACTGGGAGTTCACCCGCTCGCATCGCACGGAGGGGTGGCTCATCCTGGAATCCGCCTCCGTCTCCTACGGCAAGGCGACCGCCTATCTTCCGGTCATCGATCTGCTCCGCGCGTACTTCAAGGTCGAGGACCGCGACGAGCCCCGCGCCATCCGGGAAAAGATCACAGGCAAGCTGTTCACCCTCGACGAGCAGCTCCGTGGCGCGCTGCCCGCGTTCCTGTCGCTGTTCGGTGTGCCCGTCGCCGACGGTCAGTGGGAGTCGCTCGGGGCCGCCGAGCGCCGGCAGCGGACCCTCGACGCCGGCAAGCACCTCATCCTTCGCGAGAGCCAGGTCCAGCCCGTCCTGCTCCTCTTCGAGGATCTGCACTGGATCGACGACGAGACGCAGGCGCTGCTCGAGAGTCTGGTGGAGAGCCTGCCCACCGCCCGTGTCCTCCTGCTCGTCAACTACCGGCCCGAGTACCAGCACGGCTGGGGCGGCAAGAGCTATTACACGCAGCTCCGGATCGACCCCCTCACGGGTGAAGGCGCGGCGGCGCTGCTCGACGCCCTCATCGGCGCGGCTCGCCCGCTCGATGCGCTGAAGCGCTTGCTCATCGACCGCACGGAGGGCAATCCCTTCTTCCTCGAGGAGAGCGTGCGTACGCTCGTCGAGACGCACGTGATCGTCGGGGACCGGGGCGCCTTCACACTCGCCAGGCCGGTCGAGACGATCCAGGTCCCCGCCACCGTCCAGGCGGTGCTCGCGGCCCGCATCGACCGGCTTCCGCCCGCGGTCAAGCACCTGCTCCAGTCAGCAGCCGTCATCGGCAAGACCGTGCCGGTCGCCCTTCTCGAGGCCATCGCGGAGACGCCCGCTCTCGAGCTCCGGCGCGGGCTGGCCCAGCTCCAGGCCGCCGAGTTCCTCTTCGAGACGAACCTCTTCCCGGAGCTCGAGTACACGTTCGCGCATGCCCTCACCCTGGAGGTGGGGTACCAGGGCGTCCTGCGCGAGCGCCGGCGCCGGCTCCACGCGAGCGTCCTCGGCGTCCTCGAGCAGCGCGTCGCGGACCACGCCCCGGAGAAGGTCGAGGTGCTGGCCCATCACGCGGTGCGGGGCGAGATGTGGGCGCCCGCGGCGTCCTATCTCTACCGGGCAGGGGCCACGGCGCAGGCGGAAGCGCGGTACGTGACGGCGATGACGTTCTACGAGGCGAGTCTCGACGCGCTCCATCATCTGGGCGAGGCGGCGGACCGTGGCCTCGAGCTCGACGCCTATCTCGATCTGTGGTCCACCCGGATCTCGGCGAGCCGACTTGACGGGCTCGGCGAGCTCGGCACCAAGGTGGAAGCCCTCGCGCGCGCCTTGGGGGACGGTCCACGGCTCGCCCGCGTGCAGGTCCGCCAGGCGCAAGCGATCGCCTTCACGGGGAACATTCCCGGCACGCTGCAGTCGGCCATCGATCGCGCCCGGGAGGCGGCCACCTGTGCCGACGCGTCGGATCTCAGGACCCGGAGCTACGCGCGGTTCATCGAGGCGGTGGCCTGTCGGGACCTCGGGCGCGTCGAGGAGGCGGTCGAGGAGTTCGATGTCGGCATCGCGCTCTTCGCGACCGCCGTGGAGGGCGCCAGGGAGCCGGGTCTCGTCTACCCGATCTACGTGAGCCTTTGCGGGTGGCGGTCGGAGGCGCACGCCGCGCTCGGACGCTTCGACACCGCGCTCGCGTCAGCCACCGAGGCCCTCCGGATGGCCATGGAAATCCATCACGTCTCCAGTCTCTCGATCGCGAATGCCTTCCTGGGTTACGTGCACATCATGCGGGGCGACGTGGAGAACGCGATCCCGGTCCTCGAGCGCGGCCTCGCGATCGCCCAGGAGCACGACCTCGTCCATGGCATCTGCGCCAACGCGGTTTATCTCGCCTGGGCCGCACTCCTCACCGGCAATCACGCCCGCGGCCTCGAATGCCTCGCGCGAGGACTCGAACGGCCGGCGGGCGCACTGCTGCAGTGGACGCGCTACGGGACGGTGACGGCGGCCGCGTATCTCGCCGCCGGTCGGCCCGCCGAGGCGCGGCAGCATATCGTGCGGGGCCTGGCGGAGGTCGCCGCGCGCGACGCGCGCGGCTATCGCGCCCCGCTCCTGCGGCTGGAGGCAGAGGTTCTGGTCGGTGAGGGCGAGGAGGCCGTGGCCCGGCAGCGCGCCGAGGAGGCCCTCGCGGTGGCGGTCGAGATCGGAGTGCCCCCCGAGATCGGCCACTGCCACGCCGCTCTCGGAAGGATCGCGGCGCGTCTCGGTGAGAAGGCGACGGCCGCGCAGCAGCTCGCGGCGGCGCAGCGGATCTTCGAGGAGCTCGGGATGGCGTTCTGGGCCGGTCGCGTCGGAAATTAA
- a CDS encoding VOC family protein, whose translation MADPIATQGVHHLRLTVSNVDRTVTFFTEVLGFKKLMDLTPGAYLSNGRMGLGIGPHPEPARAIKGDRFDENRIGLDHLSFGVASRADLEHAVRVLDQRGVAHSEIRDLGPAFGIYVLIFRDPDNIQLELSAPHAA comes from the coding sequence ATGGCCGATCCCATTGCAACGCAGGGTGTCCACCACCTCCGGCTCACGGTCAGCAACGTCGACCGGACCGTCACGTTTTTCACCGAGGTCCTGGGCTTCAAGAAGCTCATGGATCTTACTCCGGGAGCCTACCTGAGCAACGGCCGGATGGGGCTGGGCATCGGTCCTCACCCCGAACCCGCCCGCGCCATCAAGGGCGACCGCTTCGACGAAAACCGGATCGGCCTCGATCACCTGAGCTTCGGGGTGGCGAGCCGGGCCGACCTCGAGCACGCCGTGCGCGTGCTCGATCAGCGGGGCGTGGCCCACTCAGAGATCCGGGATCTCGGGCCGGCCTTCGGGATCTACGTCCTCATCTTCCGCGACCCTGACAATATCCAGCTCGAGCTCAGCGCTCCGCACGCCGCCTGA